From the genome of Canis aureus isolate CA01 chromosome 29, VMU_Caureus_v.1.0, whole genome shotgun sequence:
CTTTGGTCAGCAGAACCTAGCTCTAAGCTAGCACCTAGTCCTATGTGCTAGAGTAGCTCCCACTTGACTCTCAGAATATTGCCCCAGGGCAGTAAAATACCTTTCTTGAAACTTGTGTTAGGCTCTTTTGCACACTGCCTGCCTTTTGTAGGAAGAGCAGTATGTGACATGTAACTGCTTTTCTGCCATAGATGCACTGGGACCTTGACATGTATATCAGGAACCGTGTGGACACATCACCCACACCCGTTTCCTGGAATCTCATGTGTAAGCACCTCTTCGGCTTCGTGGCCTTCATGCTGTTCATGTTTTGGGTTGGGGAGAATTACCGCACCTACCAGCCTGTGGTGAGTATCTGAGAAATGCTCCAGTAGGCACATTTACTTAGTTCTGTTTCCTGAGAGAATGAAATTTCTGTGCAGTAGGGATCCAGCCAATGCCAGGCTTGGCTTCCTATTAAGGCCCGTGGAAAGCCTTACCCATTGACCTGGCGCAAGTATCAGAGCACTGCTCCATGCCTATTTCTTGGGTCATTCTGAGTGAGAAGAAACAATTTAGGACTAGGTAAGAGATGAGAATGTGTTAAGTCAACTAATCTTCTAGAGTTGCCATTTGGGGACTACACTTACCAATTATATTTTAGCAAGTGATCTTTCAAGGTTTAGTCAAGGAATCTAGACCTCAAACCATATTCTTTGCTGGAGATGTGAAGGGCACTTCCTGTAGGGTACCGGAAGCAATTGTTTACTATAAGCACAGACAGTTTTATTTTGGAGAGTGTAAAGGACATGGAAAGTATACTCTTTGACTATAAGGAAGTTTGATTTGGATAAGAATAAAATGTAGATAAATGACACAATGAGCAACATTGAAATATAGGAATGTGGCAGTTTTAATGTCCATATGTATGTAGTGAACATTTGTGTTAATGGGTATGAGGTGCTGTTAAAAAAGAAGGATCATGCTAGATACTAAAAATATGTATAGACTTCTGATGGTGTGGAGAAGTTGGGGAGAACATTTGGGAcaagagaaaatagaaggaaggaaaaggagagtaaGTTAGCTGGAGTGGAATAGGCACATAAAATATTCCTAGATAACCAGCCGTACTGGTTACCTAAAGAGAGCTGCTAAAAATTCAGATTTCCTGGTTCAGTAGCTCATGGTAGGGTTCTAGAATCAGTATTTAACAGGTAATTTTCATGTTCTGGGAAATTAGGTGTGGAAATTGCCTGTTAAAAAACATTGTGAGGTGAGTTGATAATTTAGGTTGGGAAGCTTTGATTATGTAACTAGGGATTTGGACTTAGTGGTATAGTAAgctattaattcaacaaatatttatgaaaactcTTCTATGTACCAAGTACAGATTGTGCTAGAAGTTGGGGATCCAGTGATGACTTGGTCTGCCTCTAGGCAGCAGGGAGCTATGTTGAGGTTTTGAACAGCCAAGTGACATAACGAAGGCTAGGATTTTAGGATGATTAATCTACAGGGTAGATTGTACGGGAAGGAACTAAAAGCAGGCAGACTGTCATGTTTGCAGTTGGCTGCTCAGTGCTACCTCTGCAGAGATAATCAATGTCCTGATGGTAGCTGGTATGTCTGTGTGCACTGACACGAGCCTTCCTACCAAGCCCCAGGGGCTCCAGGCTGGAGAGTGCACGTAGGGCTGGTGTGAGCACTAACTTCACTTCAGGAGAGCAAGAAACACAGTGTGGCTCTTCCATTTTTCAGTTCTGTAAGCACATCACCCTTTTCTCCTCCCCTTGAGCTGTGTTCTCTGACAGCTGTTTGTTGGTAAAGCCAGCAGCCCCTAAAGCACGTCCCAGCCGTGTCTCCTCTGTGCTTTCCCCCACTGCTGCTCCTGCACGCCTCATTTGCTAGGCCACTTTAGTGGTGGAACCATTAGAGGCTGAGTGACTTAAAGGAGATTGAGTCTGTCTCAACCCCAGGAGAGagtgggatggatggatgcatcGTCTCATTTAGAAagcactctccctccctccttctctctctctcactcactcatacACACAGAAGTATAGGCACCACTTCTCTCACAATCTAGGCTTTCTCTCTGCCTTGGGCTGATGAGGGAAGAAGAGTGCTGTTCCTGCTGTTCTAGCCCAGCTGGGTCTGACCAGAGGCTACCTTGTACCCATTTACAATGTGTGATTGTTAACTCAGAGTGGGGTATAGCCAGGTATTGGCTGGGATGTATGCTGTCTTGCTGACCTGTGTTTTTTCCTTAGGGGCCAAAGCAGTATCCTTATAATAATCTGTACCTGGAACGAGGCGGCGATCCCACCAAAGAGCCTGAGCCAGTGGTTCATTATGAGATCTGAAGTGGCTTCATCAGCTTTGTGCCCCTTAACTGACTCCTTCATTTCTAGAGATTTAACCTTAATGAAATCCCTAATAAAATTTAGTGCTGTGGTATCTGTGCCTCATTTCCCCAGGAATAGCCACTGCCCTGAGGACCtcatccttttttcattttttttttgtctgctatCTGTTCTTACCCCCTACCCCTTCTGAGATTAGaaagatgggaggtggggggagttaAGCATAAGAAAACAGTAAATTTGTTAATTTTGCTGCGACTGTGAAGGTATTTGAAGGTTCCAGTTGTGTGGCAGGCGGTAAGGGTAGCTCCTTTTCCCATTTACAGGGTTGAAGAAGGAAGATACGTTCCTGACTTCCCAAGTTGGGACAAGAtgtatttctcattaaaaaacagggcagccccggtggtgcaaaaacaaaacaaaacaaaaaaactttttatagtggttagtttttttgttttttaaattgcacTTTAACATGTTCTAAGTATATTCCAGGGTAA
Proteins encoded in this window:
- the NDUFB8 gene encoding NADH dehydrogenase [ubiquinone] 1 beta subcomplex subunit 8, mitochondrial isoform X2, producing the protein MLPGPYPKTPEERAAAAKKYNMRVEDYEPYPDDGMGYGDYPKLPDRSQQERDPWYNWDHSDLRLNWGEPMHWDLDMYIRNRVDTSPTPVSWNLMCKHLFGFVAFMLFMFWVGENYRTYQPVGPKQYPYNNLYLERGGDPTKEPEPVVHYEI